A single window of Acanthopagrus latus isolate v.2019 chromosome 1, fAcaLat1.1, whole genome shotgun sequence DNA harbors:
- the LOC119024547 gene encoding endoplasmic reticulum resident protein 27, with the protein MLVTLLVSLLVSSVFATEKDSALPRLTDTKAVEAFIDSADVVVIGFLEGEESRGYQELVAAAKRVDSVPVAICTEKEVWADHSISSDTITLFRKVDNHQENLVLSDAKKLDTDGLVNFITINEIRFITEYSQVNAVGLFGSEVKTHLLLFVNRGTKHFTELKERLGALAPEFTGKFLFVLINGALKSNAKAVGYFGLKSKDLPRVGIYDAQSDMKWLLPEGEISTERVRDFCQSFLKGELKEVKQAGAEAKSEL; encoded by the exons ATGCTGGTCACTCTGCTCGTCTCCCTCCTGGTGTCTtctgtgtttgccacagagaaAG ACAGTGCCCTTCCCAGGCTGACCGACACCAAAGCCGTTGAGGCCTTCATCGACTCGGCTGATGTTGTGGTCATCGGATTCCTGGAG GGAGAGGAGAGTCGAGGCTACCAGGAGCTCGTTGCAGCTGCAAAGCGAGTCGACTCGGTCCCTGTAGCCATTTGCACTGAGAAAGAGGTGTGGGCTGACCACAGCATCTCCTCAGACACCATCACCCTGTTCAGAAAG GTGGATAACCACCAGGAGAACCTCGTACTTTCCGATGCTAAGAAGTTAGACACTGACGGTCTTGTGAACTTCATCACCATCAACGAGATCCGATTCATCACAGAATACAGCCAAGTG AATGCAGTAGGCCTGTTCGGCTCAGAGGTGAAGACACATCTCCTGCTCTTTGTCAACAGAGGAACGAAACACTTTACAGAGCTCAAGGAGCGACTGGGAGCTCTGGCCCCCGAGTTCACAGGGAAG TTCTTGTTTGTGCTGATTAATGGAGCGCTGAAGTCCAACGCCAAGGCAGTGGGCTATTTCGGCCTAAAGTCCAAGGACCTCCCACGTGTCGGTATCTATGACGCTCAGTCTGACATGAAGTGGCTCCTACCTGAGGGAGAGATCTCCACTGAGCGAGTACGAGACTTCTGCCAGTCCTTCCTGAAAGGGGAGCTGAAG GAGGTGAAGCAGGCGGGAGCAGAAGCCAAATCAGAGCTGTAG
- the LOC119024539 gene encoding retinal cone rhodopsin-sensitive cGMP 3',5'-cyclic phosphodiesterase subunit gamma-like, whose product MADTAVAAPADKKAPPKFKQRTARTFKSKAPKPGQKGFGDDIPGMEGLGTDITVVCPWEAFGDMELSDLAKYGIV is encoded by the exons ATGGCAGACACAGCCGTCGCAGCTCCCGCAGACAAAAAGGCACCACCCAAGTTCAAGCAGAGGACTGCACGTACCTTCAAGAGCAAGGCCCCTAAGCCAGGCCAGAAGGG atTCGGAGACGATATCCCTGGCATGGAGGGCCTTGGCACAGACATCACAGTGGTTTGCCCATGGGAAGCCTTTGGTGACATGGAGCTCAGCGACCTGGCAAAATACGGAATCGTCTAG
- the bglapl gene encoding bone gamma-carboxyglutamate (gla) protein, like has translation MKTLALLSICALLSVCWSMGAVEPEVVVDTAADTTADAAPADPAAAAAPSSSSSESSESSESSESSESSESSESSESSESSESNSSSASDSNSSSDSSASDSNSSSDSSSSSSSSSSSSSSSSSSSSSESKESSESSESSESSESSSSSSSSSSSSSESSSSESNSADSSASDSASSSSSSSSSSSSSESASDEAAKVVVKRDLASVLLRRRRAAPGGDLTPLQLESLREVCELNVACDEMADTAGIVAAYVAYYGPVPF, from the exons ATGAAGACTCTCGCGCTCCTCTCCATCTGTGCTCTACTGTCGGTGTGCTGGTCCATGGGAG CTGTTGAACCAGAGGTTGTCGTGGACACTGCTGCCGACACAACTGCTGATGCTGCCCCCGCTGACCCAGCCGCTGCTGCGGccccatcctcctcatcctccgaGTCTTCTGAGTCCTCAGAGTCTTCAGAGTCTTCCGAGTCTTCTGAGTCTTCTGAGTCTTCCGAGTCTTCTGAGTCTTCCGAGTCCAATTCGTCCTCTGCATCCGACTCCAACTCTTCCTCAGACTCCTCAGCATCTGATTCCAACTCCAGCTCAgattcatcctcttcctcatcctcctcgtcctcgtcctcctcttcatcctcctcctcctcctcctctgaatcTAAAGAATCCTCTGAATCTTCTGAATCCTCTGAGTCCTCtgaatcctcctcctcatcctcctcctcttcatcctcctcttctgagtcctcctcctctgagtccAACTCTGCCGactcctctgcctctgactctgcctcttcttcttcttcttcttcatcctcctcgtcttcatcaGAGTCCGCCAGCGATGAGG CGGCTAAGGTGGTTGTGAAGAGAGACCTGGCTTCTGTCCtcctgaggagaagaagagctgCTCCAGGAGGAGACCTCACCCCTCTGCAGCTGGAAAG CctgagagaggtgtgtgagCTGAACGTCGCCTGTGACGAGATGGCCGATACTGCAGGAATTGTCGCTGCGTACGTCGCCTACTACGGACCCGTCCCTTTCTAA
- the LOC119024344 gene encoding retinal cone rhodopsin-sensitive cGMP 3',5'-cyclic phosphodiesterase subunit gamma-like — protein sequence MADTAVAAPADRKAPPKFKQRTARTFKSKAPKPGQKGFGDDIPGMEGLGTDITVVCPWEAFGDMELSDLAKYGIV from the exons ATGGCAGACACAGCCGTTGCAGCTCCCGCCGACAGGAAGGCACCACCCAAGTTCAAGCAGAGGACTGCACGTACCTTCAAGAGCAAAGCCCCTAAGCCAGGCCAGAAGGG attCGGAGACGACATCCCTGGCATGGAGGGCCTTGGCACAGACATCACAGTGGTTTGCCCATGGGAAGCCTTTGGTGACATGGAGCTCAGCGACCTGGCAAAATATGGAATCGTCTAG
- the LOC119028822 gene encoding Y-box-binding protein 1-like, which translates to MLAYQQPSQPAADEESPSSPAAAAPMAYKKVIATKVLDTVQWFNVRNGYGFINRNDTKEDVFVHLTAIKKNGLKRYLHMLDMGKGDENQGDPDQGNRAARQNNNSGFRPRGPPHPRPVWDGEEDKENQEGEGGLNQQPLRGPTRSNQ; encoded by the exons ATGCTGGCATACCAACAGCCGTCGCAGCCTGCTGCCGATGAGGAGAGCCCATCCAGTCCCGCAGCCGCTGCTCCCATGGCATATAAGAAGGTCATTGCAACAAAAGTCCTTGATACAGTACAATGGTTCAACGTCAGGAATGGATATGGTTTCATCAATAGGAATGACACAAAAGAGGATGTTTTTGTTCACCTGACAGCCATCAAAAAGAACGGCCTGAAGAGATACCTTCACATGTTGGACATGGGGAA GGGTGATGAGAACCAGGGAGATCCAGACCAGGGCAACAGAGCAGCGAGgcagaacaacaacagtggCTTCAGACCAAGAGGTCCACCCCATCCCAGACCGGTTTGGGATGgtgaggaggacaaggagaatCAGGAGGGCGAAGGTGGTCTGAACCAACAGCCGCTGAGAGGGCCCACGCGGTCAAACCAGTGA